A region of the Ornithinimicrobium ciconiae genome:
CGGTGCACCGCTACCGCCCGCTGCTCAACTACGTCGGTGGCGGGCAGGCGTCGATGTCGCGCCTCACCCGATCGATGGCGGCGGTGATCCCGAGCGGCTGCACCTGGCTGCCGCACCGCGCGGTCGCGGTCCACGCCGACGAGCGGGAGGTCGAGCTCGACACCGGTGAGCGGGTCGGCTACGGCGACCTCGTCGTGGCCCCCGGCCTCGAGCCGGACCTCGCGGCCACCCCCGGCCTGGCCGAGGCGATGGAGGCGGGATGGTCAGCCACCGCGCACCTCAGCTCCCGCGCCGAGGACACCTGGACGGCGATCAAACGTATGACGCGTGGCCGGGTGGTCTTCACCATCCCGCCGGAGCCGGCACCGTGCTGCGGCACCGCGCTCAAGCCGCTCTTCCTGACGTGCGACCACTGGCGCCGCGAAGGGGTCCTGGAGGAGATCGACGTCCGGCTCGTCACGCCATACTCCTCCCTGCTGGGCCTGGGCTTCGCCGACCGGCAGGTCGAGCCCCACCTGCAGCGGTTCGGGATCACCGTCCACCACGACGCGACCGTGGGTGCGCTGGACCACCAGGCCCGGACCGTCACGCTGAGCACGCCGGACGGCGAGCAGGTGCTGGACGGGGTGGACCAGGCCTTCGTCGTGCCGCACTACCGCCCCCCGGACTGGCTCGCCCCGCTGGCCAGCGACGACACCGGCGGCCTAGTCGACATCGACCCAGGCACGCTGGCCCACCACAGCCTCCCCCGCGTGTGGAGCCTGGGCGACGTGGCGCACGTCCGGACGCGCCCGTCGGGTGGGGCGCTGCGCAGCCAGGTCGAGGTGCTCGCCGACAACATCCGGCGCGGACGGACCGGTGAAAGTCTGCGGCACTACGACGGCTACACGATCATCCCCATCACCGTGGATCGGCGACGTCTGCTGCTCGCCGAGTTCGACCGGACGGGCACTCCCCAGCCGACGACCAGTCTGATCGACCTCACCGTCCCGCGCCGGCTGCTGTGGGCCTTCGACCGCTATGTCGAACCCGTCGTCTACTTCCGGGCCCTGCTCAAGGGGCGCGTCTGACCCGCGCTGACGCCGCGGTAGACGGGACGCGCCCGCCCCACAGAGTGGGACGGGCGCGGCATACCGGAAGCCGGTTGGCGGCTGCTCAGTCGCGCGGGACGTCACCGCGCCAGGCACCGGTCTCGGTGCCGCGGGACTCGATGAACTCCTTGAAGCGCTTGGCGTCGCCCTTGACCCGCCGGTCGTCCACCCCCACGGCCGCCCCCGCCTTCTCCACCAACCCCTCCGGGTCCCAGTCCATCTGGATGGTGACCCGCGTCGTGTTCTCATCCAGTTTGTGGAAGGTCACGACACCGGCCTGCTTGACGTCGCCGCCCACCGTGGTCCACGCGATCCGCTCCTCCGGGCTCTGCTCGCTGATCTCGGTGTCGAACTCGCGGGTCTGTCCGCCCACCTCCACCGTCCAGTGGTTGCGCGTGTCGCTGATCTGCGTCACGGACTCCACGCCCTCCATGAACTGCGGGAAGGTCTCGAACTGGGTCCACTGGTCGTAGGCCGTCCGGATCGGGACGTTGACGTCGACGGACTCGGTGACCTGGCTCATGGCAAACCTCCATGTGTCGGGGAAGTGGTCCCTTCCAGGGAACCCCGGTGGGCCGGACGGTGCCACCCGGCAGGACACCTCGCTCTGGTGCTGCTCCCCGGCATGCGATCGTCGGCGGACGCGGTTGCCCTATCCGACAGTTCGCTCCAGTACGCCTAACATCATGAAGAGTTGACGTTCTGCGCACCAGCGACCAGCAGCGCCAGAACAACGACGGCCAGCTGCAGGGGGCTTGGCCGCCCTCGGTCGGGTGACAATCGCTGTGCGCGATCCTCAGTCGTTACTAATCGATTATCGATCACAATCAGCCGTGCCGTAGTGCATCAACTCTCAGCGACGAGCCCCAGCAGCAACTTCTTCTTCTCTCGGTTGGCCACCTTTGGGTCGACAGCCTGGATGAACTCAACAGCGACGAAACCGTCCCCTTGGCGCCGGTTCTGTGGTGGTTCAAGCCCCTCGATCAACAGCGCCTCCATCGTCGCGATCAGCGTCTCGACGCCGATCCCCGAGTTTGGCAGCGCTCCGAGTGCGCCGTCCGCGCCGACACTTCGCACACCGAACCAGGAGAAACGGTTCCACCGCGCACTCAGCCGGTCCTTGGTGTGATCGCGCAGTCGGTTGCCGAGACGGGGCTTCTGCGAACGGCCCACATAGACAACCCGATTCTGGTCATACAGGAGGTATACGCCCGCCTGCGCACCGAAGTCGACGTGATCGCTGCCGGCCTGCTGAACACCCAGCAGCTTGACGGCGGTCGGCGACCAGTCCACCTCGTCCCGTCGCCAGAACATGCCGAAGGCATTGATCAGGCCCATCTCCTCATGAACCTGATCGACCTCCGACACCTCTACGTCTCCGGGCGAAGGCGCTCCGACCAGTCACAGCCAGCCTCGGCGCCATCGCCTCCATCTGATCCATCACCTGCTTGACCGCCGCGGCCGACTGGTCCGGCGGATAACCGTGCTTGAGCAACAGCCGTTTGATCGTGGTCCGCATCTTCGCTCGCACATCCTCGCGCACGGTCCAGTCGGTCCTAATGTCGCGCCGCATCGCGGCCACCAGGTCGCGCGCAATCTCGGCGAGCTTCCCCTCCCCGAGCACGTCCAGCGCAGACTCGTTGAGACTGACGGCGTCATAGAACGTGAGCTCGTCGACCTGCAGCGGCGGGTCGAAGCGCTTTCCCCGGTCGTGTTCGGCCACCGTCTCCTGCGCCAGGGCGATGAGCTCGGCGATGACCTCAGCGGAGGTGAGCTGCTGGTTGGTGTACTTGCGCATCAGCTCCTGGATCCGCTCGGAGAACGCCCGCTGCCGGATCGAGTTGGTGCCGGTGGCCTTGACGGACTCCCGCGCGACGAGGTCACGCAGGGCCTCAATGGCCAGGTGCGGGTTCTCCGCCTGCTGGGCCTGGGTGACGAACTCCGGACCCAGGTCCATCAGACTCGGCCGCGGCATGCCGGCCGCCTCATAGATGTCGAGCACCTCCCCGATCTCGGTGCTCTGCGCGATGAGCGAGCCGAGCAGCCGCTCGACATCTGCCGGGATGGGTTCGCCGCTGGCCTGCCGCTCCTCGGCGTCCAGCTTGGCCATCCAGACGCGCACCTCCTCATAGAAGCGCACCGTGGGACGGATCTCCTCCAACTGCCCCGAGGCCGAGCACAGCGCCCAGGCGCGTGCGAGGGCGGTGGAGGTCTGACGGTATGCCGTCGCGAGGCCCA
Encoded here:
- a CDS encoding GIY-YIG nuclease family protein; protein product: MSEVDQVHEEMGLINAFGMFWRRDEVDWSPTAVKLLGVQQAGSDHVDFGAQAGVYLLYDQNRVVYVGRSQKPRLGNRLRDHTKDRLSARWNRFSWFGVRSVGADGALGALPNSGIGVETLIATMEALLIEGLEPPQNRRQGDGFVAVEFIQAVDPKVANREKKKLLLGLVAES
- a CDS encoding SRPBCC family protein gives rise to the protein MSQVTESVDVNVPIRTAYDQWTQFETFPQFMEGVESVTQISDTRNHWTVEVGGQTREFDTEISEQSPEERIAWTTVGGDVKQAGVVTFHKLDENTTRVTIQMDWDPEGLVEKAGAAVGVDDRRVKGDAKRFKEFIESRGTETGAWRGDVPRD
- a CDS encoding NAD(P)/FAD-dependent oxidoreductase yields the protein MAVIAPDPVHRYRPLLNYVGGGQASMSRLTRSMAAVIPSGCTWLPHRAVAVHADEREVELDTGERVGYGDLVVAPGLEPDLAATPGLAEAMEAGWSATAHLSSRAEDTWTAIKRMTRGRVVFTIPPEPAPCCGTALKPLFLTCDHWRREGVLEEIDVRLVTPYSSLLGLGFADRQVEPHLQRFGITVHHDATVGALDHQARTVTLSTPDGEQVLDGVDQAFVVPHYRPPDWLAPLASDDTGGLVDIDPGTLAHHSLPRVWSLGDVAHVRTRPSGGALRSQVEVLADNIRRGRTGESLRHYDGYTIIPITVDRRRLLLAEFDRTGTPQPTTSLIDLTVPRRLLWAFDRYVEPVVYFRALLKGRV